One Glycine max cultivar Williams 82 chromosome 3, Glycine_max_v4.0, whole genome shotgun sequence DNA window includes the following coding sequences:
- the LOC100790734 gene encoding probable calcium-binding protein CML36 translates to MKLISTINPKNLKLSPKRFFRKKEPSLVSRSDPPSFGSGSSSVDSSTANHKPSPGNQTPTSVLPDVSGEWSEVAAAAVDVRWDLAQALRLIDRDNDGVVTRQDLESLLTRLGASPSPGDVALMLGEVDGDGITVESLMSYVGSGLETGSDPDELKEAFEVFDTDRDGRISAEELLRVFKAIGDERCTLEECRRMIEGVDRNGDGFVCFEDFSRMMDLQR, encoded by the coding sequence ATGAAGCTCATTAGCACCATCAACCCCAAAAACCTCAAACTAAGCCCCAAACGCTTCTTTCGTAAAAAGGAACCATCTTTAGTCTCACGCTCCGACCCGCCTTCTTTCGGATCCGGATCCTCCTCCGTTGACTCTTCCACCGCAAATCACAAACCTTCCCCCGGTAACCAAACTCCGACCAGCGTTCTCCCGGACGTCTCCGGCGAGTGGTCCGAGGTCGCCGCCGCCGCCGTTGACGTGCGGTGGGACCTCGCGCAGGCCTTGCGCCTCATCGACCGCGACAACGACGGCGTCGTCACGCGCCAGGACCTCGAGTCGCTTCTCACGCGCCTTGGCGCGTCGCCGAGCCCCGGCGACGTGGCGCTCATGCTCGGCGAGGTCGACGGCGACGGCATCACGGTTGAGTCTCTCATGAGCTACGTCGGGTCGGGTCTCGAAACTGGGTCGGATCCCGACGAGCTCAAAGAAGCCTTCGAGGTGTTCGACACGGATCGAGACGGGAGGATCTCGGCGGAGGAGCTGCTTAGGGTTTTCAAAGCCATCGGCGACGAACGGTGCACGTTAGAGGAGTGCCGGCGCATGATAGAGGGAGTGGACAGAAACGGGGACGGGTTCGTCTGCTTCGAGGACTTTTCTCGTATGATGGACCTGCAGCGGTGA